A stretch of Spirochaetaceae bacterium DNA encodes these proteins:
- a CDS encoding alcohol dehydrogenase yields the protein MTSYQVIEWGEPLERRDYPTPDPQGTEVLVEIESCGVCHSDLHIHTGYFDMGGGRKRVLAELGVELPLTLGHEPVGRVAAVGPEVDDPSAAGVPIGSPRVVWPWVGCRQCAACLREEDILCERGRYLGARVDGGYSDFLLVPHPRYLQPYDGIDADVAATYACAGITGYAAVKRALTTYPESAGTLGRIGPGDTLLLVGAGGVGLSALRVARAMTDARIVVADISAEKRALAEANGADATIDTSDPDAGRRLKEHSGAGVAASVDFVGMQETSQVALDSLRRGGTHVVVGLFGGELKVSVADYIYGLLAIRGSHLGTPQDLAELIELRRESRIEPPPIARRPLAEINDVFAELHAGSIDGRVVVVP from the coding sequence ATGACGAGCTACCAGGTAATCGAGTGGGGCGAGCCGCTGGAGCGGCGCGATTATCCGACACCGGATCCGCAAGGCACCGAGGTGCTGGTGGAGATTGAGTCGTGCGGGGTGTGCCACAGCGACCTGCACATCCACACCGGGTACTTCGACATGGGCGGCGGGCGCAAGCGGGTGCTCGCCGAACTGGGGGTGGAGCTGCCGCTGACCCTGGGCCACGAGCCGGTGGGCCGGGTGGCGGCGGTGGGGCCGGAGGTGGATGATCCGTCTGCGGCGGGGGTGCCGATCGGGTCGCCGCGGGTGGTGTGGCCGTGGGTGGGCTGCCGGCAGTGCGCGGCGTGCCTGCGCGAAGAGGACATCCTGTGCGAGCGCGGGCGCTACCTGGGGGCGCGCGTCGACGGCGGTTACAGCGACTTCCTGCTGGTGCCGCACCCGCGCTACCTGCAGCCGTACGACGGTATCGACGCCGACGTGGCGGCCACCTATGCGTGCGCCGGCATCACCGGGTACGCGGCGGTGAAGCGCGCCCTCACCACCTATCCCGAGAGCGCCGGCACGCTGGGCCGCATCGGCCCCGGCGACACCCTGCTGCTGGTCGGCGCCGGCGGCGTGGGCCTGAGCGCGCTGCGCGTGGCGCGCGCCATGACCGATGCCCGCATCGTGGTGGCCGACATCAGCGCCGAGAAGCGCGCGCTGGCCGAGGCCAACGGCGCCGACGCCACCATCGACACCTCCGATCCGGATGCCGGCCGCCGGCTCAAGGAGCACAGCGGCGCCGGCGTGGCCGCGTCGGTCGACTTCGTCGGCATGCAGGAGACGTCGCAGGTGGCGCTCGACTCGCTGCGGCGCGGCGGTACACACGTCGTGGTAGGGCTGTTCGGCGGCGAACTGAAGGTGTCGGTGGCCGACTACATCTACGGGCTGTTGGCAATCCGCGGCTCGCACCTGGGCACGCCGCAAGACCTCGCCGAGCTGATCGAGCTGCGCCGCGAGAGCCGCATCGAGCCGCCGCCGATCGCCCGCCGGCCCCTGGCGGAGATCAACGACGTGTTCGCCGAGTTGCACGCCGGCAGCATCGACGGCCGCGTGGTGGTGGTCCCGTAG
- a CDS encoding NAD(P)-dependent oxidoreductase, which yields MAGGNGPRRRVVVTGAAGYVAGLMLPGLRDRYDLVPLDVRGEDRAGNPVPGLVEADLTDKNRDTYRAHFAGADAVVHCAFVKSSDPGGAAPADGTLGGITASVAGQSEARFRAELANVEMAYHVYQTAREEGVRRVVMISSNHAADYYEPLILDGKCDVVTPDMQERAVGYYGWAKACYEHLGFIFAQGGPAEPPLQNVQIRIGGPRETDMERAELGNMRQVRRGLAVYLSRRDLVQLIVKSIETADIRDRHGVPFQVFYGISGNSHAFWSIANARRVIGYAPQDNSEVRFHEQLARHLAAAAGDE from the coding sequence GTGGCGGGCGGCAACGGTCCGCGGCGGCGGGTGGTGGTGACCGGGGCGGCGGGCTACGTCGCCGGGCTGATGCTGCCGGGCCTGCGAGACCGCTACGACCTGGTGCCGCTGGACGTGCGCGGCGAGGATCGCGCCGGCAACCCGGTGCCGGGGCTGGTGGAGGCGGATCTGACCGACAAGAACCGTGACACCTACCGCGCCCACTTTGCGGGCGCCGACGCGGTAGTACACTGTGCATTCGTCAAGTCGTCCGATCCTGGCGGTGCGGCCCCGGCAGACGGCACGCTCGGCGGCATCACCGCATCGGTCGCCGGGCAGAGCGAAGCGCGCTTCCGCGCCGAGCTGGCCAACGTGGAGATGGCCTACCACGTGTACCAGACGGCGCGCGAGGAGGGCGTGCGGCGGGTGGTGATGATCAGCTCCAACCACGCCGCCGACTACTACGAGCCGCTGATCCTGGACGGCAAGTGCGACGTGGTCACCCCCGACATGCAGGAGCGCGCGGTGGGCTACTACGGCTGGGCCAAGGCATGCTACGAGCACTTGGGCTTCATCTTTGCCCAGGGCGGCCCGGCCGAGCCGCCGCTGCAGAACGTGCAGATCCGCATCGGCGGACCCCGGGAGACCGACATGGAGCGCGCCGAACTGGGCAATATGCGCCAGGTGCGGCGCGGGCTGGCGGTCTACCTGAGCCGGCGCGACCTGGTGCAACTCATCGTGAAGAGCATCGAGACCGCCGACATCCGCGACCGCCACGGGGTGCCGTTCCAGGTATTCTACGGCATCAGCGGCAACTCGCACGCCTTCTGGAGCATCGCCAACGCGCGCCGTGTGATCGGCTACGCGCCGCAGGACAACAGCGAGGTGCGCTTCCACGAGCAACTCGCCCGCCACCTTGCCGCCGCGGCCGGGGACGAGTGA
- a CDS encoding ABC transporter ATP-binding protein, with product MAEVFRGHKLLIGLSAGSGLLFAATTLIPPLYVRRLIAAVTGAPAGTVAGAAPGTAAGGAADGVSLAMVIAVLVGVFVLRGAARYLYGMTSHQAAYALLADLLQRVYRHLQQLSHRFFAGSRTGTLIARSVSDVEALEDFVAHGVPELVQAVAIPLAMIVVLVVIDPLLTLVVLSPLPVAALVIFLLTRNIRGQWRGVRARYAQVVALVEDSLQGMSEIKSFTREAEQARRVARMAGDYRDDIIRATHRSLLPSGIVEMTGGLGVILAVGAGGAAALGGGLQVADLYLFLAYLTFIYQPFLKLADIGEVLFRALASYRRVDELLAVQPDIVSPPGAVVPVNCSGSVALDEVTFSYRPGEPVLHRLNLAVQPGEVVSLAGPTGAGKTTVTRLVPRFYDPDAGRVLVGGHDVRALDLTFLRGQVAVVSQEVFLFHGSVRDNILFGRPGAGGRELHAAARAANAEEFIRGLPDGYDTVVGDRGVRLSGGQRQRVAIARALLKDAPILILDEATSSVDAETEALIQEAMGRLLAGRTGLVIAHRRSTIERADRVVVLEAGRVIESGTAAGLLADGSRYRSLVAEQLEQSPRRPAPTRVAR from the coding sequence GTGGCGGAAGTGTTTCGGGGGCACAAGCTGCTGATCGGGCTTTCGGCCGGCAGCGGACTGCTGTTTGCGGCCACCACGCTGATTCCGCCGCTGTACGTGCGCCGCCTCATCGCCGCCGTCACCGGCGCACCTGCCGGGACTGTAGCCGGAGCGGCCCCCGGCACCGCCGCCGGCGGTGCAGCGGATGGCGTTTCGTTGGCCATGGTGATCGCCGTGTTGGTAGGTGTATTCGTGTTGCGCGGCGCCGCCCGCTACCTGTACGGCATGACTTCGCACCAGGCCGCGTACGCGTTGCTGGCCGACTTGCTGCAGCGCGTGTATCGCCACCTGCAGCAGCTCTCCCACCGCTTCTTCGCCGGCAGCCGCACCGGCACCCTGATCGCGCGCTCGGTGAGCGACGTGGAGGCGCTGGAGGACTTCGTCGCGCACGGCGTCCCGGAGCTGGTGCAGGCGGTCGCCATCCCGCTGGCGATGATCGTGGTGCTGGTGGTGATCGATCCGCTGCTCACCCTGGTGGTGCTCAGCCCGCTGCCGGTCGCGGCGTTGGTGATCTTCCTGCTTACCCGCAACATCCGTGGGCAGTGGCGCGGCGTGCGCGCGCGCTATGCGCAGGTGGTGGCGTTGGTGGAGGACAGCCTGCAGGGGATGAGCGAGATCAAGTCGTTCACCCGCGAGGCGGAACAGGCGCGGCGCGTCGCCCGGATGGCCGGCGACTACCGAGACGACATCATCCGCGCCACGCATCGCTCGCTGCTGCCGTCCGGGATCGTGGAGATGACCGGCGGCCTGGGCGTGATCCTGGCGGTGGGAGCGGGGGGCGCCGCCGCTCTGGGCGGCGGGCTGCAGGTGGCCGACCTGTACCTGTTCCTGGCCTACCTGACCTTCATCTACCAGCCATTCCTGAAGCTGGCGGACATCGGCGAGGTACTGTTCCGCGCCCTGGCCAGCTACCGGCGCGTCGACGAACTGCTGGCGGTACAGCCGGACATCGTCAGTCCGCCGGGAGCGGTGGTGCCTGTGAACTGCTCAGGCTCGGTGGCGTTGGACGAGGTCACCTTCTCCTACCGGCCGGGGGAGCCGGTGCTGCACCGGCTCAACCTCGCCGTGCAGCCGGGCGAGGTGGTGTCCCTGGCCGGACCCACGGGCGCCGGCAAGACCACCGTCACCCGGCTGGTGCCGCGCTTCTACGACCCCGACGCCGGCCGGGTTCTGGTCGGCGGCCATGACGTGCGCGCCCTGGATCTGACCTTCCTGCGCGGCCAGGTGGCGGTGGTCAGCCAGGAGGTGTTCCTGTTCCACGGCAGCGTGCGCGACAATATCCTGTTCGGTCGTCCCGGCGCCGGCGGCCGGGAGTTGCACGCTGCCGCCCGCGCCGCCAACGCGGAGGAGTTCATCCGCGGTCTGCCCGACGGCTACGACACCGTGGTGGGCGACCGCGGCGTGCGCCTGTCCGGCGGCCAGCGCCAGCGGGTGGCGATCGCCCGCGCGCTGCTCAAGGACGCCCCGATTCTGATCCTGGACGAGGCCACCTCGTCGGTCGACGCGGAGACCGAGGCGCTGATCCAGGAAGCGATGGGCCGCCTGCTTGCCGGGCGCACGGGCCTGGTGATCGCCCACCGCCGCTCCACCATCGAACGCGCCGACCGCGTGGTGGTCCTGGAAGCGGGCCGGGTCATCGAGTCCGGCACCGCCGCCGGCCTGCTCGCTGACGGCAGCCGCTACCGCAGCCTCGTGGCGGAGCAGTTGGAACAGTCACCGCGCCGCCCTGCGCCAACGCGCGTGGCCCGCTGA
- a CDS encoding ABC transporter permease subunit, which translates to MAQRESTVAPEPLARPRFLGAGYGRMLKKDFLRNRSIYLMAVPVVAFFLIFYYAPMFGLVISFKRFTPALGIFGSPWVGFKYFEDFFQSYFAFRIIRNTILLSVLSLLWGFPAPIILALLINEVRSTPFRRSVQSLTYLPHFISLVVVCGLLLEFSQSGGLFNDLRGWFGAEPISFFQDPRYFRSFYIGSDIWQEVGWGSIIYLAALSAIDPQLYEAATIDGAGRFRQLRHITVPSIAPTIVVLLILRLGNLMTVGHEKIILLYNSSIYETADVISTFVYRKGLLDFSWSYGTAVGLFNSLINLALVVLANWISRRVNETSLW; encoded by the coding sequence ATGGCACAACGCGAGAGTACGGTAGCGCCCGAGCCACTGGCGCGCCCGCGGTTCCTCGGCGCCGGCTATGGCCGCATGCTGAAGAAGGACTTCCTGCGCAACCGCAGCATCTACCTGATGGCGGTGCCGGTGGTGGCGTTCTTCCTGATCTTCTACTACGCGCCGATGTTCGGGCTGGTGATCTCGTTCAAACGGTTCACGCCCGCGCTCGGCATCTTCGGGAGCCCTTGGGTAGGGTTCAAGTACTTCGAGGATTTCTTCCAGTCCTACTTCGCATTCCGGATCATTCGCAACACCATCCTGCTCAGCGTGCTGAGCCTTCTCTGGGGCTTTCCGGCGCCGATCATTCTGGCCCTGCTGATCAACGAGGTCCGTTCGACCCCGTTCAGGCGCTCGGTGCAGAGCCTCACCTACCTCCCGCACTTCATCTCGCTGGTGGTGGTGTGCGGCCTGCTGCTGGAGTTCTCGCAGAGCGGTGGCCTGTTCAACGACCTGCGCGGCTGGTTCGGCGCCGAACCGATCTCCTTCTTTCAGGATCCGCGCTACTTCCGCAGCTTCTACATCGGCAGCGACATCTGGCAGGAGGTGGGCTGGGGCAGCATCATCTACCTGGCGGCGCTGTCGGCGATCGATCCGCAGCTCTACGAGGCCGCCACCATCGACGGCGCCGGCCGCTTCCGCCAGTTGCGGCACATCACCGTGCCCTCCATCGCCCCGACCATCGTCGTGTTGCTGATCCTGCGGCTGGGCAACCTCATGACCGTCGGGCACGAGAAGATCATCCTGCTGTACAACTCGTCGATCTACGAGACCGCCGACGTAATCTCCACGTTCGTGTACCGCAAGGGGTTGCTGGACTTCAGTTGGAGCTACGGCACCGCCGTGGGCCTGTTCAACTCGCTCATCAACCTGGCGCTGGTGGTACTGGCCAACTGGATCAGCCGCCGCGTCAACGAGACGAGTCTCTGGTAG
- a CDS encoding Gfo/Idh/MocA family oxidoreductase, with the protein MAKSVRFAIVGLGMGKGRSEVCRQTPGAELAAVCDLSEERGREAERAWGVPWVASYDELLARDDVDAVGLWTPSGSHAGMAVQALRAGKHVCMTKPMDITTAACDAAIHEAQSRGLLLAVDFEQRFRPHNQRVKAALDAGAIGDLLLADLRMKWYRAQSYYDSGYPASWRSRLDTEGGSLANQAVHFLDLLLWWAGDPQRVVGRRGTYGHDIQTEDGAAAVIQFKSGAVGSVLTTTCSFPHIGSELTFSGRWGTLTWNDSDGVVDFRHLPEEQRSGADAFRGEAGAMAEPGDLNAYPAPPAVPDNIFADVVSALHHGTGLQCDGREGRRAVALFEAVYASSDRDAWVEVS; encoded by the coding sequence ATGGCGAAATCGGTCCGGTTCGCGATCGTAGGACTCGGAATGGGCAAGGGGCGCTCGGAGGTGTGCCGGCAGACTCCGGGCGCGGAGCTGGCGGCGGTGTGCGACCTGTCGGAGGAGCGCGGGCGTGAGGCAGAGCGCGCCTGGGGCGTGCCCTGGGTGGCCAGCTACGACGAGCTGCTCGCCCGCGACGACGTGGACGCGGTCGGCCTGTGGACGCCGAGCGGCTCGCATGCCGGCATGGCGGTACAGGCGCTGCGCGCCGGCAAGCACGTGTGCATGACCAAGCCGATGGACATCACCACCGCGGCCTGCGATGCGGCGATCCACGAGGCGCAGTCGCGCGGCCTCCTGCTGGCGGTCGACTTCGAGCAGCGCTTCCGGCCGCACAACCAGCGCGTCAAGGCCGCGCTCGACGCCGGCGCCATCGGCGACCTGCTGCTGGCCGATCTGCGCATGAAGTGGTACCGGGCGCAGTCCTACTACGACTCCGGGTATCCGGCGAGTTGGCGCAGCCGGCTCGACACCGAGGGCGGCTCGCTGGCCAACCAGGCGGTGCACTTCCTGGACCTGCTGCTGTGGTGGGCGGGCGATCCGCAGCGCGTCGTGGGGCGGCGCGGTACCTACGGCCACGACATCCAGACCGAGGACGGCGCCGCCGCGGTGATCCAGTTCAAGAGCGGCGCCGTCGGCTCGGTGCTCACCACCACGTGCAGCTTCCCGCACATCGGCTCCGAGCTGACCTTCAGCGGGCGCTGGGGCACGCTCACATGGAACGACAGCGACGGCGTGGTCGACTTCCGTCACCTGCCGGAGGAACAGCGCAGCGGCGCCGACGCGTTCCGCGGGGAGGCGGGGGCAATGGCGGAGCCGGGCGATCTGAACGCCTACCCGGCACCGCCTGCCGTTCCGGACAACATCTTCGCCGACGTGGTGAGCGCGCTGCACCACGGCACCGGCCTGCAGTGCGACGGGCGCGAGGGGCGCCGCGCCGTGGCGCTGTTCGAAGCGGTGTACGCGTCATCCGACCGCGACGCCTGGGTGGAGGTATCCTGA
- a CDS encoding extracellular solute-binding protein, giving the protein MKRVFFVAVALGAAGLVFASPSEEATAEGSRELTIWEGLWHNASVSVANLAETPLYQEVMHRTGIDVTFIHPAQGQEREAFNLMIASNDLPDMIYTRWPTEYPGGPEKAISDGVIIRLNDLIANHAPHLSALYARHPDWLKAAKTDSGTHYMFPFIRGDDYLMVFFGPQLRADWLDQLGLEVPETLAEWDNVLSSMKSEGLVEYPLTFTNFRRGRGINGPGNAFIQPFGTTWSFHQDGRGTVRFGPYEDSFGDFLAFFKDWFDRGLVDPEFFSNERNTFNAKILNGDTGAWTSYTGSGIGAYLDANGGEGTFDIVAAPYPVINKGDTPFFGQRDNPVRGSGMAVTTQARDVELAAEFADFAYGEEGHILFNFGLEGESFAWSTDYPGFEGENWPVYTDVMNSDPEGRTLSQMGGLYTRSFYSGPIVQDRRYMYQYARRPQQRDAVVIWGQTDAARHMLPAVTATPEEAEELAEMMSDIETYVEEMFVKFITGQEPLDNFGAFQDRLERMGIERAIEIKQAGLERYNAR; this is encoded by the coding sequence ATGAAGAGAGTGTTTTTCGTGGCAGTGGCGCTCGGCGCCGCCGGCCTGGTGTTCGCGTCCCCGTCGGAAGAAGCCACCGCCGAGGGATCAAGGGAACTCACCATCTGGGAGGGGCTGTGGCATAACGCTTCGGTCTCGGTGGCGAACCTCGCGGAAACGCCGCTCTACCAGGAGGTGATGCACCGCACCGGCATCGACGTCACCTTCATCCACCCGGCCCAGGGCCAGGAACGGGAAGCGTTCAACCTGATGATCGCGTCCAACGACCTGCCGGACATGATCTACACCAGGTGGCCCACCGAGTATCCCGGCGGTCCGGAGAAGGCGATCTCGGACGGCGTCATCATCCGCCTGAACGACCTGATCGCCAACCACGCTCCCCACCTGAGCGCGCTGTACGCCAGGCACCCCGATTGGCTGAAGGCCGCCAAGACCGACAGCGGTACCCACTACATGTTTCCGTTCATTCGCGGCGACGACTACCTGATGGTGTTCTTCGGACCGCAACTGCGCGCGGACTGGCTCGACCAGCTCGGCCTGGAGGTGCCCGAGACGCTCGCCGAGTGGGACAACGTGCTCTCCTCCATGAAATCGGAGGGTCTGGTCGAGTACCCGCTCACGTTCACCAACTTCCGCCGCGGGCGCGGCATCAACGGTCCCGGCAACGCCTTCATCCAGCCGTTCGGCACCACCTGGAGCTTCCACCAGGACGGCCGGGGCACCGTGCGCTTCGGCCCGTACGAGGACTCGTTCGGAGACTTCCTGGCGTTCTTCAAGGACTGGTTCGACCGCGGCCTGGTGGACCCCGAGTTCTTCAGCAACGAGCGCAACACCTTCAACGCCAAGATCCTCAACGGCGACACCGGCGCCTGGACCTCCTACACCGGCTCCGGCATCGGCGCCTACCTGGACGCCAACGGCGGCGAGGGCACGTTCGACATCGTGGCCGCCCCCTACCCGGTGATCAACAAGGGCGACACCCCGTTCTTCGGGCAGCGTGACAATCCGGTGCGCGGCAGCGGCATGGCGGTGACCACCCAGGCGCGCGACGTCGAGCTGGCGGCGGAGTTCGCCGACTTCGCGTACGGTGAAGAGGGCCACATCCTGTTCAACTTCGGCCTGGAGGGCGAGAGCTTCGCCTGGTCGACCGACTACCCGGGGTTCGAGGGCGAAAACTGGCCGGTGTACACCGACGTCATGAACAGCGATCCCGAGGGCAGAACGCTGTCGCAGATGGGCGGGTTGTACACCCGCTCCTTCTACAGCGGCCCGATCGTGCAGGACCGGCGCTACATGTACCAGTACGCGCGGCGCCCACAACAGCGTGACGCGGTGGTCATCTGGGGCCAGACCGATGCCGCCAGGCACATGCTGCCGGCGGTAACCGCGACTCCGGAGGAAGCCGAGGAGCTGGCCGAGATGATGAGCGACATCGAGACCTACGTGGAGGAGATGTTCGTGAAGTTCATCACCGGCCAGGAGCCGCTGGACAACTTCGGCGCATTCCAGGACCGGCTGGAGCGGATGGGCATCGAGCGCGCCATCGAGATCAAGCAGGCGGGCCTGGAGAGGTACAACGCCCGCTGA
- a CDS encoding carbohydrate ABC transporter permease — MALHKRSTGSVVFDTCNALFLAMLCVTMLYPLYYVFVASVSEGNLLMAHTGPLAAPLGFSGAAYRLVFNNPLVVRGFLNSIHLVVVGTTVNILLTSFAAYVLSRRNVYWKPVLMIMAVVTLLFERGLVPFYLTVRGLGLLNSHWSVILAFAISAYNMIIMRTYFTTIPDSLEESAKIDGANDFTVLFRIILPVAAPVVATMVLFYGVSRWNGYFYVMIFLRDRIKFPIALILREILIANSADTMMAGGDAGSMGDHENIADTIKFATTVVATVPILLLYPFLQKYFVKGAMIGSVKG, encoded by the coding sequence ATGGCTTTGCACAAGCGTTCCACCGGCAGCGTGGTGTTCGACACCTGCAACGCCCTGTTCCTGGCGATGCTGTGCGTCACCATGCTGTATCCACTCTACTACGTGTTCGTGGCTTCGGTCAGCGAGGGCAACCTGCTGATGGCGCACACCGGCCCGCTGGCCGCGCCGCTCGGGTTCAGCGGTGCCGCGTACCGCTTGGTGTTCAACAATCCGCTGGTGGTGCGCGGCTTCCTGAACTCGATCCACCTGGTGGTGGTGGGCACCACGGTCAACATCCTGCTGACCAGCTTCGCCGCCTACGTGCTGTCGCGCCGCAACGTGTACTGGAAGCCGGTGCTCATGATCATGGCGGTGGTCACGCTGCTGTTCGAGCGCGGCCTGGTGCCGTTCTACCTGACGGTGCGCGGGCTCGGGCTGCTCAACAGCCACTGGTCGGTGATCCTGGCGTTCGCCATCAGCGCGTACAACATGATCATCATGCGCACCTACTTCACCACCATCCCCGACAGCCTGGAGGAGTCAGCCAAGATCGACGGCGCCAACGACTTCACCGTGCTGTTCCGGATCATCCTGCCGGTGGCCGCGCCGGTGGTCGCGACCATGGTGCTGTTCTACGGCGTCAGCCGCTGGAACGGCTACTTCTACGTGATGATCTTCCTGCGCGACCGCATCAAGTTCCCGATCGCGCTCATTCTGCGCGAGATCCTTATCGCCAACTCCGCCGACACCATGATGGCCGGCGGCGACGCCGGTTCGATGGGCGACCACGAGAACATCGCCGACACCATCAAGTTCGCCACCACGGTGGTGGCCACGGTGCCGATCCTGCTGCTCTACCCCTTCCTGCAGAAGTACTTCGTCAAGGGCGCCATGATCGGCTCCGTCAAGGGCTGA
- a CDS encoding AraC family transcriptional regulator yields the protein MHGTRHKGRLFYTFLLSFLLILMVPVVFSTFVFGRARAILTQEAGRANELLLQQMKSFLDTVMSDVVQLNYIVANHVTLGGMLFETLPVTNDEVYRAYRIASDLYDYDTSSTGSTHLYVYLPKLDMVISPRGYATTANYQMAQRPMLESGYDAWLGSFSDVTRPRFRASQSMSLAEDVYETVEMVTPLPALQRTGSPHGWLVIHIARDLFQRIFADTAWTPDSLQLVFHPEFGVIAASDSAIDLAEVEAAGARVLDTGVLGRVTLGGATYTANALRSDVVDWYYLSLVPGGLYTQRFAGLYRYTILALIGCAIIAGLLIYWLASVRYRPIQDLIALVKPDANGTLTLQSDEFALITGSVQSTLQEDRRLRRELTRSRPLLLQSYLRRLLRDAAQPAASVAARLRRFGFAFAYEHLYLALVEIDQPAGVSRASLEAFLDGQRQPTDMQVVTVPDLAGRTGLVLSTRERSLERVTAAVADMKTQLEARFGVTAAIGVSEAHSLSDVAPLLGEARAALAYRLVKGSSDPIRFPDVVTTAPAYHYPLEDEIRLVNSIKAGNEDDAGAILLSIHAANFAEPRLSIEMARCLMFDLISTMIKTIESLHAGDEDSQFWARIEPVSRLTACRSLERLQREMQAILTEVCRHVRARRTSHTEHLWRAIVDYIEQHLYERNLGPDAVADHVRRNSAYIARFFRDQVGIGISGYIKNLRLAEAKRLMATTDLTVREIARRTGFADSNALIRGFKAQEGITPGEYKASLLDVTS from the coding sequence ATGCACGGGACACGTCATAAGGGCCGGCTGTTTTACACCTTTCTGCTCTCGTTCCTGTTGATCCTCATGGTGCCGGTCGTGTTCAGCACGTTCGTGTTCGGACGCGCCCGCGCCATCCTCACCCAGGAGGCGGGCCGCGCCAACGAGTTGCTCCTGCAGCAGATGAAGTCGTTTCTCGACACCGTCATGAGCGACGTGGTGCAGCTCAACTACATCGTCGCCAACCACGTGACGCTCGGCGGCATGCTGTTCGAGACGCTGCCGGTGACCAATGACGAAGTCTACCGGGCGTACCGAATCGCCAGCGACCTGTACGACTACGACACGTCGAGCACCGGCAGCACCCACCTCTACGTCTATCTCCCCAAGCTCGACATGGTGATCTCGCCGCGCGGCTACGCCACCACCGCCAACTACCAGATGGCGCAGCGGCCGATGCTGGAATCCGGTTACGACGCATGGTTGGGGTCGTTCTCGGATGTCACCCGGCCGCGTTTCCGCGCCTCGCAAAGCATGAGCCTCGCCGAGGACGTGTACGAAACCGTCGAGATGGTCACGCCACTGCCGGCGTTGCAGCGCACCGGCTCGCCGCACGGCTGGCTGGTGATCCACATTGCGCGCGACCTGTTCCAGCGCATCTTTGCTGACACCGCCTGGACGCCCGACTCCCTGCAACTCGTGTTCCACCCCGAGTTCGGCGTCATCGCCGCGTCGGACAGCGCAATCGACCTCGCGGAGGTGGAGGCGGCCGGTGCGCGCGTGCTCGACACCGGTGTACTCGGCCGGGTCACGCTCGGCGGAGCAACCTACACCGCCAACGCGTTGCGTTCCGACGTCGTCGACTGGTACTACCTCTCGCTGGTGCCCGGCGGCCTCTATACGCAGCGGTTCGCTGGCCTCTACCGCTACACGATCCTGGCGCTGATCGGGTGCGCGATCATCGCCGGGCTGCTCATCTACTGGCTGGCCTCGGTCCGCTACCGGCCAATCCAGGATCTCATAGCGCTGGTGAAGCCGGATGCCAACGGCACCCTGACGCTGCAATCGGACGAGTTCGCGCTCATTACGGGGTCGGTGCAGAGCACATTGCAGGAGGACCGCCGGCTGCGGCGCGAACTCACCCGGTCGCGACCGCTGCTGCTGCAGAGCTACCTCCGGCGGCTGCTCCGTGACGCCGCGCAACCGGCCGCTTCGGTTGCAGCGCGATTGCGGCGCTTCGGTTTCGCGTTCGCCTACGAGCACCTGTACTTGGCGCTGGTAGAGATCGACCAACCTGCCGGGGTGTCTCGGGCGTCGCTGGAGGCGTTCCTGGACGGCCAACGCCAACCCACGGACATGCAGGTCGTTACGGTGCCCGACCTGGCCGGCCGAACGGGGCTGGTGTTGAGCACCCGCGAGCGGAGTCTCGAACGGGTCACGGCGGCTGTCGCCGACATGAAGACGCAGTTGGAAGCGCGCTTCGGCGTGACGGCAGCCATCGGGGTGAGCGAAGCGCACTCGCTGTCCGATGTTGCGCCACTGCTGGGCGAGGCGCGCGCCGCGCTCGCGTACCGGCTGGTCAAGGGCAGCTCCGATCCCATCCGCTTCCCGGACGTCGTCACCACCGCCCCCGCCTACCACTATCCCCTGGAAGACGAGATACGGCTGGTCAACTCGATCAAGGCCGGCAACGAGGACGACGCCGGTGCGATCCTGCTTTCGATCCACGCCGCCAACTTCGCCGAGCCGAGGCTGTCGATCGAAATGGCGCGCTGCCTGATGTTCGACCTGATATCGACCATGATCAAGACGATCGAATCCCTGCATGCCGGCGACGAGGACTCGCAGTTCTGGGCGCGCATCGAGCCGGTCTCCCGGCTCACCGCTTGCCGCTCGCTGGAGCGGCTGCAGCGGGAGATGCAGGCAATCCTGACCGAGGTGTGCCGCCACGTGCGCGCACGGCGCACCTCGCACACCGAACACCTGTGGCGGGCGATCGTGGACTACATCGAACAGCACCTGTACGAGCGCAACCTCGGCCCGGACGCAGTGGCCGACCACGTACGGCGCAACAGCGCATACATCGCGCGCTTCTTTCGCGATCAGGTCGGTATCGGCATCAGCGGCTACATCAAGAACCTGCGCCTGGCCGAGGCGAAGCGGCTCATGGCGACAACGGACCTCACCGTGCGGGAGATAGCCCGCCGCACCGGTTTCGCCGACAGCAACGCCCTGATTCGCGGCTTCAAGGCGCAGGAGGGGATTACCCCGGGCGAGTACAAGGCGTCGCTGCTCGACGTCACCTCGTAG